A genomic stretch from Leptotrichia sp. HSP-536 includes:
- a CDS encoding subtype B tannase has protein sequence MKKPVITEDMITNKIADGYDLNFDVNKNYTTKTATVNGKAITYRVYENIVYVAKPVDIAYQTINIYIPEEYFKNKSVGKYNTKTAPIFFPNTVGGYMPGAAGIPGNGRDGQPDASLVALSNGYVVASPGARGRTLEKDGKYTGKAPAVIVDLKAAVRYLRYNDNKMPGRSDRIISNGTSAGGAVSALLGATGNNRDYEPYLKEIGALNARDDIYAVSAYCPITNLENANTAYEWMFNDVKTYKKIEISMLDYNVERKYTEGTLTDDEILRSNDLKKMFPAYLNSLKLKGKNGKLLTLDKNGNGSFKEQIKQYYIDSANVALKKGTDLSEFEFLTIKNGKVVDLDYDKYIVYMGRQKTPGAFDNVDLSTGENNEFGDETTNNKHFTEYMLEHSTVNGTMADKKIIKMMNPINYLSNTKVKYWRIRHGAIDKDTSLAIPAILAIKLENLGKKVDFVSPWATPHSGDYDLDELFRWMDKVVTEGR, from the coding sequence ATGAAAAAACCAGTAATAACAGAAGATATGATAACTAACAAAATAGCTGATGGATATGACTTGAATTTTGATGTAAATAAAAATTATACAACAAAAACAGCTACTGTTAATGGTAAGGCGATAACTTATCGGGTTTATGAAAATATAGTTTATGTAGCAAAACCAGTTGATATTGCATATCAAACTATAAATATCTATATTCCAGAAGAATATTTTAAAAATAAATCAGTTGGAAAATATAATACAAAAACTGCACCAATATTTTTCCCAAATACAGTTGGAGGATATATGCCTGGAGCAGCTGGAATACCTGGAAATGGAAGAGATGGACAGCCTGATGCTTCACTAGTCGCATTATCAAATGGATATGTTGTGGCAAGTCCTGGAGCTAGAGGTAGAACTTTGGAAAAAGATGGAAAATATACAGGAAAGGCACCTGCTGTGATTGTAGATTTAAAGGCGGCTGTGAGATATTTACGATATAATGATAATAAAATGCCAGGAAGATCGGATAGAATTATTTCCAATGGGACAAGTGCTGGAGGAGCTGTTTCGGCTTTGCTTGGTGCAACTGGCAATAATAGAGATTATGAGCCATATCTAAAGGAAATTGGAGCATTGAATGCGAGAGATGATATTTACGCTGTATCAGCTTATTGTCCAATAACTAACTTGGAAAATGCAAATACAGCTTATGAATGGATGTTTAATGATGTGAAAACTTATAAAAAGATAGAAATTTCAATGCTTGACTACAATGTAGAAAGAAAATATACAGAAGGTACGTTGACTGATGATGAAATTTTACGTTCAAATGATTTGAAAAAAATGTTTCCTGCCTATTTAAATAGTTTAAAATTAAAAGGTAAAAATGGGAAACTTTTAACATTAGATAAAAATGGGAATGGAAGTTTTAAGGAACAAATAAAGCAATATTATATTGATTCAGCAAATGTAGCTTTAAAAAAAGGGACTGATTTGTCAGAGTTTGAATTTTTAACAATAAAAAATGGTAAAGTTGTAGATTTGGATTATGATAAATACATAGTTTATATGGGAAGACAAAAAACACCTGGAGCCTTTGACAATGTGGATTTATCAACTGGAGAAAACAATGAGTTTGGAGATGAAACTACAAATAATAAACATTTTACAGAATATATGCTGGAACATTCCACAGTAAACGGGACAATGGCGGACAAAAAAATAATAAAAATGATGAATCCGATAAATTATTTGTCAAATACAAAAGTAAAATACTGGAGAATAAGACACGGTGCGATTGACAAGGATACTTCTCTTGCAATACCTGCGATACTTGCTATAAAACTGGAAAATCTTGGGAAAAAAGTTGATTTTGTATCGCCTTGGGCAACTCCGCATTCTGGAGATTATGATTTGGATGAATTGTTTAGATGGATGGATAAAGTTGTAACAGAAGGAAGATAG
- a CDS encoding CDP-glycerol glycerophosphotransferase family protein — translation MDKIKCLINMITAYIIYPFNKGRFKNRNIWLVGGNAGELFVDNGRAMYEYLRAKQQEEVYWVVNKNAKIAKKIPGKKLIKGSVKSYLYFMNAKVALFSHSISADIVPYLFVVPLINKFHKKVFKVFLNHGTVGFKVRQAMNQKTAKVAEALVKSYDLNICDSEFEKKVKTEIWWEVPKKSAVITGYPRYDKLYNLQIMEKQIFFMPTWRNWIKTENTKIEDTKYFQNIANFITNKKLNDYLEKNNIKLNIYIHQLMQNYLKNFGNIKLGKNIKILPKEVNITEELQKSKILITDYSSVAYDFYYLDKPIIFFQFDKSEYEEKVGSYVDLDKDLFGKQAKTVENCVNEIIKISENNFHYDKFMKQKSDKLKNKFLKYVDKKNCERVYDEILRRI, via the coding sequence ATGGATAAGATAAAATGTTTGATAAATATGATAACTGCCTATATAATTTACCCGTTTAACAAAGGCAGATTTAAAAATAGGAATATTTGGCTTGTAGGCGGAAATGCTGGAGAGCTTTTTGTGGATAACGGACGTGCGATGTATGAGTATTTACGGGCAAAACAGCAAGAAGAAGTATACTGGGTAGTAAATAAAAATGCAAAAATTGCAAAAAAAATTCCAGGAAAAAAACTCATAAAGGGAAGTGTTAAAAGCTATCTTTATTTCATGAACGCAAAAGTTGCATTATTTTCTCACTCAATTTCTGCGGACATTGTTCCATACTTGTTTGTAGTCCCGTTAATAAATAAATTTCACAAAAAAGTATTCAAAGTATTTCTGAATCATGGAACAGTTGGTTTTAAAGTACGACAGGCAATGAATCAAAAAACGGCAAAAGTTGCAGAAGCACTTGTAAAATCCTATGATTTGAATATTTGCGATTCAGAATTTGAAAAAAAGGTAAAAACGGAAATCTGGTGGGAAGTACCAAAAAAAAGTGCTGTAATAACAGGCTATCCACGATACGACAAGCTTTATAACTTACAAATTATGGAAAAACAGATATTTTTTATGCCAACCTGGAGAAATTGGATAAAAACAGAAAATACAAAAATAGAAGATACAAAATATTTTCAAAACATTGCAAATTTTATTACAAATAAAAAATTAAATGATTATCTTGAAAAAAACAATATCAAACTAAATATTTATATTCATCAGTTAATGCAGAACTACTTAAAAAATTTTGGAAATATAAAACTTGGAAAAAATATAAAAATATTGCCAAAAGAAGTGAATATTACCGAAGAACTTCAAAAATCAAAAATTTTAATAACAGATTATTCCAGTGTAGCCTATGATTTTTATTATCTAGACAAGCCAATTATCTTCTTCCAGTTCGATAAAAGTGAATATGAAGAAAAAGTTGGCTCGTATGTGGATTTAGATAAGGATTTATTTGGTAAACAGGCTAAAACTGTCGAAAACTGCGTGAATGAAATTATTAAAATTTCGGAAAATAATTTTCACTACGATAAATTTATGAAACAGAAATCAGATAAATTGAAAAATAAATTTTTGAAGTATGTAGATAAAAAAAATTGTGAAAGAGTTTATGACGAAATATTAAGAAGAATATAA
- a CDS encoding ferritin, whose product MKLNKELEVLLNNQINMELAASYQYQAMAAYFDERALDGFAKWMDNQAKEEVEHSRKFYNYVLKRNGKIEFFALDKPKMDFTSVKEVFEAALAHEEAVTASIENIHKLARELGDYGAEVFLNEFAEEQEEEEEQAQKLIDKIVSLDVDNNSATLYLLDKEMGTRE is encoded by the coding sequence ATGAAACTGAATAAAGAATTAGAAGTATTATTAAACAATCAAATAAATATGGAATTGGCAGCATCTTATCAATATCAGGCTATGGCAGCATATTTTGATGAAAGAGCTTTGGACGGGTTTGCAAAATGGATGGATAACCAAGCAAAAGAAGAAGTTGAACATTCAAGAAAATTCTATAACTATGTATTAAAAAGAAATGGAAAAATTGAATTTTTTGCATTGGATAAGCCTAAAATGGATTTTACATCTGTTAAAGAAGTATTTGAAGCTGCACTTGCACATGAAGAAGCTGTAACAGCGTCTATTGAAAATATTCACAAACTTGCAAGAGAATTAGGAGATTATGGGGCTGAAGTGTTCTTAAATGAATTTGCTGAAGAGCAGGAAGAAGAAGAGGAACAAGCTCAAAAATTAATTGATAAAATTGTTTCTTTAGATGTTGATAACAATAGTGCTACACTATATTTATTGGATAAAGAAATGGGAACAAGAGAATAA
- a CDS encoding DUF2721 domain-containing protein, whose translation MTLEITTPAVLFPTVSLLLLAYTNRFLALTAIVRQMDSSGENKHEFYQVKNLRKRLNYIKKMQYFGVSSLLMCAISMLFLFFQIDFVGKISFAISLVSLIISLLFSLLEIQISLEALRIHLNYNSENEKNEE comes from the coding sequence ATGACTTTAGAAATAACGACTCCCGCTGTACTGTTTCCTACCGTATCATTGCTGTTGCTAGCTTATACCAACAGATTTTTAGCACTTACAGCTATTGTCAGACAGATGGATTCAAGCGGAGAAAATAAACACGAATTTTATCAGGTAAAAAATTTGAGAAAAAGGCTAAATTATATAAAAAAAATGCAGTATTTTGGAGTTTCAAGTTTATTAATGTGTGCCATTTCGATGTTATTTCTATTTTTTCAGATAGATTTTGTTGGAAAAATCAGTTTTGCGATTAGTTTAGTTTCTCTAATTATTTCATTATTGTTTTCATTGCTGGAAATTCAAATTTCGCTGGAAGCTTTAAGGATTCATTTGAATTATAATAGTGAAAATGAAAAAAATGAAGAATAA
- the glmU gene encoding bifunctional UDP-N-acetylglucosamine diphosphorylase/glucosamine-1-phosphate N-acetyltransferase GlmU gives MISLILAAGKGTRMKSEQSKVLHKVNGVPMIKRVVNVLENIGNDKNIFILGHKKEDILAEMGNVVYVTQEEQLGTGHAILIAKDKIKEYGEDVLITCGDTPLLREDTLKKMKNTFDEKNLDCIVLSCKVKNPFGYGRIVKENGKISNIVEEKEASEEEKEIDEINTGVYIFKYESLLYAIEKIDNNNSKGEYYLTDAIKILTNENYNVDSFQIEDEDEILGVNSKVQLAQADKILRNRKNIELMDSGVILIDPDTVYIEDNVEIGQDTVIYPNVTIQGNTKIGKNCEILGNTRIENSVIADNVKIEASVVEQSTLEEGVTVGPFAHLRPKAYLKETVHVGNFVEIKNATLEKGVKTGHLTYIGDAEIGENTNVGAGTITCNYDGKNKHKTKIGKNAFIGSNSIIVAPVEIGNDVLTAAGSVITKNIPDEALAFGRAKQVNKEKK, from the coding sequence ATGATTTCGTTAATTTTGGCAGCTGGAAAAGGAACTCGAATGAAATCTGAACAATCTAAAGTTCTACACAAAGTAAATGGTGTTCCAATGATTAAAAGGGTAGTTAATGTGCTAGAAAATATCGGGAATGATAAAAATATTTTTATTCTTGGACATAAAAAGGAAGATATTCTGGCTGAAATGGGAAATGTTGTTTATGTTACACAGGAAGAGCAGCTTGGTACAGGACACGCTATTCTGATTGCGAAGGATAAAATTAAGGAATATGGCGAAGATGTACTTATCACTTGCGGAGATACTCCGTTATTACGTGAAGATACTTTGAAAAAAATGAAAAATACATTTGATGAAAAAAATCTTGACTGTATCGTGCTTTCGTGCAAAGTTAAAAATCCGTTTGGATATGGAAGAATCGTTAAGGAAAATGGTAAAATTTCAAATATTGTGGAAGAAAAGGAAGCAAGCGAGGAAGAGAAAGAAATAGATGAAATTAATACTGGAGTGTATATTTTCAAATACGAAAGTTTGCTTTACGCAATAGAAAAAATTGATAATAACAATTCAAAAGGTGAATATTACTTAACTGATGCCATAAAAATCTTGACAAATGAAAATTATAATGTGGATAGTTTTCAAATTGAAGATGAAGATGAAATTTTGGGAGTAAATTCAAAAGTTCAATTAGCACAGGCGGATAAAATTTTACGAAACAGAAAAAATATTGAGCTTATGGATAGCGGCGTTATTCTAATTGACCCTGATACAGTTTATATTGAAGATAATGTTGAAATCGGGCAGGACACAGTTATTTATCCAAATGTAACAATTCAAGGAAATACAAAGATTGGTAAAAATTGTGAAATTTTGGGAAATACTAGAATTGAAAATTCTGTAATTGCGGATAATGTAAAAATAGAGGCTTCTGTTGTGGAACAGTCTACTCTTGAAGAAGGTGTAACTGTCGGACCATTTGCACATTTACGTCCAAAAGCATATTTGAAAGAAACTGTACATGTAGGAAACTTTGTAGAAATAAAGAATGCTACGCTTGAAAAAGGTGTGAAAACAGGACATTTGACTTATATTGGAGATGCTGAAATTGGTGAAAATACAAATGTTGGTGCGGGAACGATTACTTGTAACTATGATGGGAAAAATAAACATAAGACGAAAATTGGTAAAAATGCCTTTATTGGAAGCAATTCAATAATTGTTGCTCCAGTGGAAATTGGAAATGATGTACTTACAGCAGCGGGATCTGTTATTACAAAAAATATTCCAGATGAAGCATTGGCATTTGGACGGGCAAAACAAGTAAATAAGGAAAAAAAATAA
- a CDS encoding GspE/PulE family protein, which translates to MNNKINEKVNIKEFTDNRKNNTLSNNVITYVNEIIKAGLAEHASDIHIKFDLLEGMEIKYRIDGYLAESQKLCEAVNKKLLEKNITEIIARIKILSEMNVAEKRKPQDGSFSFLLSSNKRYDIRAAYMPTIGGESIVLRILENYLENINLETLGFSSQSIKMLNEIMARKYGLVLVSGPTGSGKSTTLKSLIELVNDGRKKIITVEDPVESKIDGTVQIQVNQGIGVTFPEVLKATLRNDPDIIVISEIRDEITAEIAVRAALTGHLVISTIHTNDAVSTLIRLVDMGIPKYLILDSLIGVIGQRLVGKICQKCLGNGCENCSNGYSGRISINEVLMLNQDVRNVLKMDNHLGSESKDKLKLLNQKNENQKCFIDFMEDADEKIEKELIFEKEKINIIF; encoded by the coding sequence ATGAATAATAAAATAAATGAAAAAGTGAACATTAAAGAATTTACAGATAATAGAAAAAATAATACATTATCCAATAATGTTATTACTTATGTGAACGAAATAATAAAAGCTGGTCTTGCAGAACATGCCAGCGACATTCACATAAAATTTGACCTGCTGGAAGGCATGGAAATAAAATACCGAATTGACGGTTATCTTGCAGAAAGTCAAAAATTATGCGAAGCTGTAAATAAAAAATTATTGGAAAAAAATATTACAGAAATTATTGCAAGAATAAAAATTTTATCAGAAATGAATGTTGCAGAGAAAAGAAAGCCGCAAGATGGTAGCTTTTCTTTTTTATTGAGTTCCAATAAACGTTACGACATAAGAGCCGCCTATATGCCTACAATTGGCGGAGAAAGCATAGTTTTACGTATTCTGGAAAACTATCTTGAAAATATAAATCTTGAAACTTTAGGATTTTCTTCTCAAAGTATTAAAATGCTCAATGAAATTATGGCTAGAAAATATGGCTTAGTTTTAGTCAGCGGTCCTACAGGTTCAGGAAAATCTACGACATTAAAATCTTTAATAGAACTGGTAAATGACGGAAGGAAAAAAATTATCACAGTTGAAGATCCTGTCGAGAGTAAAATAGACGGAACTGTTCAAATACAGGTAAATCAAGGAATTGGCGTTACTTTTCCAGAAGTTCTGAAAGCTACACTAAGAAACGATCCTGACATTATTGTAATTTCAGAAATCCGTGATGAAATAACAGCTGAAATTGCAGTAAGAGCCGCTTTAACAGGACATTTAGTAATTTCTACAATTCATACAAATGATGCAGTTTCCACATTAATCAGGCTAGTGGATATGGGAATCCCCAAATATTTAATTTTAGATTCATTAATTGGAGTAATTGGACAAAGATTGGTTGGAAAGATATGTCAAAAATGTTTAGGAAACGGATGTGAAAATTGTTCAAACGGTTACAGCGGCAGAATTTCGATAAATGAAGTGCTTATGTTAAACCAGGATGTAAGAAATGTATTAAAAATGGATAATCATCTCGGTTCAGAAAGTAAAGACAAACTAAAATTGCTGAATCAAAAAAATGAGAATCAGAAATGCTTTATTGATTTTATGGAAGATGCTGATGAAAAAATTGAAAAAGAATTGATTTTTGAAAAAGAAAAAATAAATATTATTTTTTAA
- a CDS encoding ribose-phosphate diphosphokinase, producing the protein MITLTEEDKSKIRIFAGTSSERLAQKIVKYLDMDLSSANIVRFADGETFAKSNESVRGCKVFIVQSTSKPVNESIMELLVFIDAIKRSSAREIIAVIPYYGYARQDRKASPREPITSKLVANLLTVAGATRVITMDLHARQIQGFFDIPVDHMEALPILAKHFIKYGFSPEDTVVVSPDVGGVKRARGLANWLHTPLAIIDKRRAKANVSEVMNIIGDIKGKKAILIDDMIDTAGTICNAAQALIDKGATEVYACATHGVFSYPAIERLKKSAFTEVVVTDTIELSEDQMFDKLKVLSTSKMFAEIIKRIATSKPISDLFEMPVDDDEDK; encoded by the coding sequence ATGATAACATTAACAGAGGAAGATAAAAGCAAAATAAGAATATTTGCAGGAACATCAAGTGAACGATTGGCACAAAAAATTGTAAAATATCTGGATATGGATTTGTCATCTGCCAATATTGTGAGATTTGCCGATGGAGAAACTTTTGCAAAATCAAATGAAAGTGTACGTGGATGCAAAGTATTTATTGTTCAGTCTACTTCAAAACCTGTAAATGAAAGTATTATGGAACTTTTAGTCTTTATTGATGCAATTAAGAGATCATCAGCTAGAGAAATTATTGCAGTAATCCCTTATTACGGATATGCAAGACAAGATAGAAAAGCAAGTCCACGTGAACCGATTACATCAAAACTTGTTGCAAATTTATTAACTGTAGCAGGAGCAACAAGAGTAATTACAATGGATTTACACGCAAGACAAATTCAAGGTTTCTTTGATATTCCAGTAGACCATATGGAAGCATTGCCTATTTTGGCAAAACATTTTATCAAATACGGGTTTAGCCCAGAAGATACAGTTGTAGTTTCACCAGACGTTGGTGGAGTTAAAAGAGCGAGAGGGCTTGCAAACTGGCTGCATACACCGCTTGCAATAATTGATAAGAGACGTGCAAAAGCCAATGTTTCTGAAGTTATGAACATTATTGGAGATATAAAAGGGAAAAAGGCCATTTTAATTGACGATATGATTGATACAGCGGGAACAATTTGTAATGCTGCACAAGCCTTGATTGATAAAGGAGCAACGGAAGTTTATGCGTGTGCAACGCATGGTGTTTTTTCATATCCTGCAATTGAAAGATTAAAAAAATCGGCTTTTACAGAAGTTGTTGTAACTGATACAATTGAATTATCTGAAGATCAGATGTTTGACAAATTAAAAGTTTTATCGACAAGTAAGATGTTTGCTGAAATAATAAAGAGAATAGCAACAAGCAAACCTATAAGTGATTTATTTGAAATGCCTGTTGATGATGACGAAGATAAATAA
- a CDS encoding L-threonylcarbamoyladenylate synthase, with product MKKNLENSKLKNEIQNAVIALKNGGVAVFPTDTVYGIGTLPKKKFVEKIYKIKKRDFSKKIIALISNRKILSNLINETSENMDKISNILKKYWPGELTVIFRANQNFTKKFDKDMQTIGIRIPKNKIALEIIENSGGVILTTSANISGENSVTKFENLNENLLKNVDVAISDESIENFEKINNKLTGKPSTIIKYENGKLILLREGNISFEEILKEFQI from the coding sequence GTGAAAAAAAATTTAGAAAATTCTAAACTGAAAAATGAAATTCAAAATGCAGTAATTGCTTTAAAAAATGGAGGAGTTGCCGTATTTCCCACAGATACTGTCTACGGAATCGGTACTCTTCCCAAAAAAAAATTTGTAGAAAAAATTTATAAAATAAAAAAACGTGATTTTTCAAAAAAAATAATTGCACTAATTAGCAACAGAAAAATTTTATCCAATTTAATAAATGAAACATCAGAAAATATGGACAAAATTTCAAATATTCTAAAAAAATACTGGCCAGGCGAATTAACAGTAATTTTTCGTGCTAATCAGAATTTTACAAAAAAATTTGACAAAGATATGCAGACAATTGGAATCCGTATTCCAAAAAATAAAATTGCTTTAGAAATAATAGAAAATTCTGGTGGAGTTATCTTGACGACAAGTGCAAATATTTCAGGAGAAAATTCTGTCACTAAATTTGAGAATTTAAATGAAAACTTGTTAAAAAATGTAGATGTTGCTATTTCAGATGAAAGTATTGAAAATTTTGAAAAAATAAATAATAAATTAACAGGAAAGCCTTCTACAATTATTAAATATGAAAATGGAAAATTAATATTACTGAGAGAAGGAAATATTTCGTTTGAAGAAATTTTAAAGGAATTTCAGATTTAA
- a CDS encoding sensor histidine kinase: MKIGNKKFKGIKFKNKIFIKLLSYFGLSLLLFSIVIGSIFGYIYIQNTVSLHKKNLEERAYKIATTLSKIWFEVENGSPENKDRQNAPPPRETPPEKSFRREKPKIVGNINGKVFENNVIENIREENKNNDNEKNNFHKHRLVDEKDNNVKIFKSMRMIENIAMAEVWIVDAKTGNIVQGRNEKGQPFSYLKLPPNAEETIKKAIAGETTTTENFNEFLNENSITVAVPIKNQDAIEGVVLLHSPVKYMSSALESGIYTLIFSILAALILASISAVWLSISFTKPLNKIRDVTTELAQGNYEVTTDINQSDEIGELAQSIDKLALQLDKSSKESERFEKIRQNFIANISHELRTPITVIRGSMEAICDGIISEPEQLKEYNEQILSDSIHLQRLVNDLIDLTKLQNTDFSIDKSTINLFEIVNDAVRSMKQISTKKNIKINFIVENNDEIESYLFTGDYQRIRQMIIIVLDNAIKFSNENQKIDICLRKKDSTYELKITDNGKGIDPENIGEIFNRYHKSNTEENKNGMGLGLAIAKEIALRHNIEIFVESKPNIKTVFTFLIPVPNVL, translated from the coding sequence GTGAAAATAGGAAATAAAAAATTTAAAGGGATAAAATTTAAAAACAAAATATTTATAAAGCTGCTTTCATATTTTGGATTGTCACTTTTGCTATTTTCTATTGTAATTGGGAGTATTTTTGGATATATTTATATTCAAAATACTGTGAGTCTACATAAGAAAAACTTGGAGGAAAGAGCTTACAAGATTGCAACGACTCTTTCAAAAATATGGTTTGAAGTCGAAAATGGCAGTCCTGAGAATAAAGATAGGCAAAATGCACCGCCACCAAGGGAAACTCCTCCTGAAAAGTCATTTAGGCGAGAGAAACCTAAAATTGTTGGAAATATAAATGGAAAAGTATTTGAAAATAATGTTATCGAAAATATACGAGAAGAGAATAAAAATAATGATAATGAAAAAAATAATTTTCATAAACATAGGCTCGTTGATGAAAAAGATAACAATGTAAAAATTTTTAAAAGTATGAGAATGATAGAAAACATCGCGATGGCAGAAGTGTGGATTGTAGATGCAAAAACAGGAAATATTGTGCAGGGAAGAAATGAAAAAGGACAGCCGTTCTCATATTTAAAATTACCACCAAATGCAGAAGAAACGATAAAAAAGGCAATCGCTGGAGAAACGACTACAACAGAAAATTTTAATGAGTTTTTGAATGAAAATTCAATTACTGTGGCAGTTCCGATAAAAAATCAAGATGCGATTGAAGGAGTTGTATTGCTTCATTCTCCAGTAAAATATATGTCTTCAGCTCTTGAAAGTGGAATTTATACTCTAATTTTTAGTATTCTAGCAGCTCTTATTCTCGCAAGTATCAGTGCTGTATGGCTTTCAATAAGTTTTACAAAGCCACTTAATAAAATTCGTGACGTTACAACCGAACTGGCACAAGGAAACTATGAAGTGACTACAGATATAAATCAAAGCGATGAAATTGGAGAGCTTGCCCAAAGTATTGACAAGCTGGCATTACAACTGGATAAAAGTTCCAAGGAAAGTGAACGTTTTGAAAAAATACGACAAAATTTTATTGCAAATATTTCTCACGAGTTACGAACGCCAATAACAGTAATTCGAGGTTCAATGGAAGCAATTTGTGATGGAATTATAAGTGAGCCTGAGCAATTAAAAGAGTACAATGAACAAATTTTGTCCGACAGTATTCATTTGCAAAGACTGGTTAATGATTTGATAGATTTGACAAAACTTCAAAATACAGATTTTTCCATTGATAAAAGTACAATAAATTTATTTGAAATTGTAAATGATGCGGTTAGAAGCATGAAACAGATTTCGACTAAAAAAAATATAAAAATTAATTTTATAGTTGAAAATAATGATGAAATAGAAAGTTATCTTTTTACTGGAGATTATCAGAGAATTCGGCAAATGATAATAATTGTTCTGGATAATGCGATAAAATTTTCCAATGAAAATCAGAAAATTGATATTTGTTTACGAAAAAAAGACAGCACATACGAACTTAAAATTACAGATAATGGAAAAGGAATAGACCCTGAAAATATTGGAGAAATATTTAACCGTTACCATAAGTCGAATACAGAGGAAAATAAAAACGGAATGGGACTCGGACTTGCAATTGCAAAAGAAATTGCATTACGGCATAATATTGAAATTTTTGTAGAAAGTAAGCCGAATATTAAAACAGTTTTTACATTTTTAATCCCTGTTCCTAATGTTTTATAA
- a CDS encoding Fur family transcriptional regulator — MHIENVGEYLKKNGIKPSVQRMKIFQYLLDHHTHPTVDDIFQNLSPEMPTLSKTTVYNTLNIFVSSNIIQEIIIEENEVRYDIVTADHGHFKCKTCGEITDFDIDLSKLDLSKLGDVEIDETHFYLKGTCEKCLEKQN; from the coding sequence ATGCATATAGAGAATGTTGGTGAATACTTAAAGAAAAATGGAATAAAACCCTCAGTACAGAGAATGAAAATATTTCAATATCTACTAGATCATCATACACATCCTACAGTTGACGATATTTTTCAAAATTTATCCCCTGAAATGCCAACTCTGTCTAAAACTACAGTGTATAACACGCTGAATATATTTGTAAGCAGTAATATTATTCAAGAAATCATTATCGAAGAAAATGAAGTAAGATATGATATAGTGACGGCAGATCATGGACATTTTAAATGCAAAACGTGTGGAGAAATAACTGATTTTGATATAGATTTATCAAAATTAGATTTGTCAAAATTAGGCGATGTGGAAATTGATGAAACACATTTTTATTTAAAAGGTACTTGTGAAAAATGTTTAGAAAAACAAAATTAA
- a CDS encoding viral A-type inclusion protein, producing MAKVINPNSVSNMDLINAKAQAKMQQIVQKIGKGKRKVNVTFSKMSRSYLVRLIEEMRKMMSQYEKQLPNVFGFFKYFENEIKITKANKKEKNKTVKLSYEEVDFFKLQLKETLKGIDTQRAALKWYNLIKKALFKTLKKQTEVVLEEFNNGSVKKK from the coding sequence ATGGCAAAAGTAATAAATCCTAATTCAGTTAGCAATATGGATTTAATAAATGCAAAGGCACAAGCTAAAATGCAGCAAATTGTACAAAAAATTGGAAAAGGGAAAAGAAAAGTCAATGTTACATTTTCAAAAATGTCAAGAAGCTATTTGGTAAGACTGATTGAAGAAATGAGAAAAATGATGAGCCAATATGAAAAACAGCTGCCAAACGTATTTGGTTTCTTCAAATATTTTGAAAATGAAATTAAGATTACAAAAGCAAATAAAAAGGAAAAAAACAAAACAGTAAAACTTTCTTATGAAGAAGTTGACTTTTTTAAATTGCAATTAAAAGAAACATTAAAGGGAATTGATACCCAAAGAGCTGCTTTAAAATGGTATAACTTAATAAAAAAAGCATTGTTTAAAACGTTGAAAAAACAGACAGAAGTAGTTTTGGAAGAATTTAACAATGGAAGCGTTAAAAAGAAATAA